In Methanofollis aquaemaris, the genomic window CCGACGATGAAATGGCCAGGTATTCTATGGCGGTGAACGGTGCGGTCGAGGGGACATACACAAGGTACGGCGTCTGTCCGCTCCTTCTCATCTCCGGGGGTCAGGTCGTCGCCTCCCTCCCGCCGGAAAGTCGAGAGGAGGAGATCTTCGGGGCTCTGGCGATGGTTCGGCCAACCGAACGGACTGTCCATCTCTACAGGTATCTCGACCGGGCGATGATGCAGGCGCCTCTTCAGGGACTGCGGGAGGTATCAGGATGGGACGGGCCGTTCAGGGATAGACTGAAATCTCTCGTCTCTTCCTTTGGTTCAGTGGAGGGACTGGTTTATTTCAGGACGCAGGTCTCCGGGGCCTTGCGTGCCTCCAACTCTGGGGGGGTCTATCTCTACACCCCGGCTCGGGGCGATATCAGCCACCTTGTCCAGGTGGTCCTGGAGGCGCGGCACCTCGGGATCGAGGTTTCGGCCTGCTCCCTTTCGGGGCCGAAGAGCGCGGCGGTCAGGGCCGAACTGGCCGCATGCGGGGTGGACCAGATGGAGGAGATCTGAATGGACGGGCGGATCTGGCTCGGGCTCTCCCTCATGGTCGGGCTTGTGGCCTCGCTCCTCGGTCCGGCTCCCCTGGCCGAGATCGGTGCGCTTGTCGTTGCTGTCGCGGTCATCGCCCTTACCCGGGGGGAGAAGGACTACTGGTTCGTGGTGCTTGCCGCCGGTGCCCTGGTCGCTGTTGCTGCGGGCTTCACCTCCCCCATCTGGTCGGCCGTTCTCGTCCTCATTCTCCTCGGCTGGGTGGAGGACAGGTTCGCTTTCCTCTCGTCGAGAGGTGGGAAGGTGGCCTACCTTGTCTTTGCCGGTGTGGCCGGGGCGGTCCTTGTCCCGGTCATGCTGATGAGGCATGTCCTGCTCCTCTTCGGAGGTCTGGTGATACTCCTGCTGGTTTCAGGGTTATTTCTCTCGTTATCATGGTACAGACTGGTGTGGTCTGCACGGAGGAGTGAAGAATGAAAAAACATTTTTTGATGAATGACACGACTGCTGCCGGGGCGCTCCTCCTCGTGGCCGCCATCGCCGCCCTCGCCCTGGCTGGGCTGACCGGTCGGGGCGATCTCACGACTGCCATGCTTATCCTTGCCGGTTTTGGCTCGTTCGCCTCAGGGCTGTTTCTCCTTGCCCTCACCAGGGGACGAACGCCTGACCCGAAGTTCGCCGCCCTCCTGCCGGTGCAGGGGACGGTCGGGATCGCCACGCTGCTTGCCGACCTCGGGGTGCAGGGGGACGCCAGGTTTTTTCCGCCCGACCCGAGGGGGCATCTCCGCGCCCTGATCCCTGCCGGGGGGCAGGTGCTCCGCTCTCCGCCGGAGAGCACCTATTCGTATCTCACGACAGAGGAGGGTGACGCCGTGATGATCACCCCACTTGCCGCCCCCTGTCTTTCCTATCTGAAAGACTCCTGCTCTTTTGAGGTGCCTCCCGAACGAGAACAACTCTGCGAGGCAGTCGTCGAGATCTGCAGGGATGTACTCGAGATCGCGGAGCGTATCGAGGCCACGTTTGACGGCGACAACCTTGTCGTCGACCTGAGGGGTTTTGCTCTTGCCAACGGCTGTCAGGCGGTCAGGGAGGTCTCCCCGAAGTGCTGCACCATGGTCGGGTGTCCCTTCTGCTCGCTCATCGCCTGCATCGCCGCTGAGGGGACGGGGATGCCGTGCCGGATCCTTGCGGCGTCATCCTCGAAAAAAGGGAGAAATCTCCGCCTCATCATCGGGCCGTCGGCCTGACCGTGATCCAGAGGTGGAGATCCCGGTAACTCGCGTTGATCCGGTCCTTATTCCAGACTGCATCTGAGGGCACCGTCTCGTTGAAGAGGAGGAACTGGAGGCGGTTCATCTCGGTATTGGTGACGGTGAAGTTGTACGGGCGTTCGACAGTCTCGTTGTGCGGCACCGTCACGGTGAACTGGTCGAGTCGTTCCATGGCGTTGATCTGTGAGGTGTTGGTGGCTTCGTTGAAGGTCTGGTTGGTGAGCAGCACCTCCACGGTATAGGGCACTTCCCGGTACTCATGGTTCCCGATGCCGATGATGAGGGACTGTTCGCTCCCGGCGGAGAAGGTGGTCGGGTAGTCGGCGGCCTTCCCACCGGCGCCGAGGATGTAAAACTCGGTGAAGTGTTCGCCTTCTTTTGGGACGACGATGACGTAGACAGTCGTCACCACCGCCGCGAGGATGGCGAGGACCAGGATTACCGAGAGGGCGCGGTCGAGTTGTGACTGTTCTTCAGGGAAGAGTTCGGCCTTTGCCTCGGAGGCCATCTCCCTGAACGGAACGACAAAACGCCGATCGGCCGGGAGGAGCGCCCGCCGCCAGTGGGCGGCGATGAGCATCGCGAGGGTGAAGGCGATGAGAGAGATGAGGATGGGTTCAAGTCTGATCCCCCATGGGGTGTAGTTGAGCGCGAGCCCGATGAGGGGGACGACCGCGATCGAAAGTCCGAAAGAGAGGGCGACCCGTTCGATGCCGTCGATGTCGTCTTTTTCAGGGAAGAGTGCGGCGATAAGGGCATAGCCCGGGATGAAGAGGACCATGGGAAGGCCGAAGATCACCTGGATGAATGTCCCGTGGGTAAGCGGGAGGTAGATCGCAGGGATGGTCGCGAGTGTCCAGAGGGCGATGAAGATGAGATCTTTTGGGGTGTGCTTTGGATCGAGTGCTTCAAGGATCACGGGCATCGCTGGCTGTTCTTCACTCATGAAAACCTCTTAATACTTTTTATCTGAGTCTCTTGCCTGTGATCAGGGCGATGACAAGAGCGCCGATGGCACACCCGACCGGAAGTGGGGACTCCTTCGGTGTCGTAGTGGTGGCAGTATGGGACACTGTGGGGTTTGTAACTATTGTGGCTGTTGTGCCGGCAGGGGCTGCGGCGGTTGTGTGTGCAAGAACTGGTGTCACGATCGCAAACTCGCCTGCTTCTGAGATCTCTGTCGATATGGTCGATCCGTTGATCCGGCTTGGCAGGGGTTTCCAGCGTCCGTCGATATACGCGAGGATAGTGAGCGAAGCGGTTTTGTCGACCCCGGCCTTGTTCAGGTCAAGGGTGAGGGTCGCCCCGGGGTTGAAGGATGCACCTGACGGAAGGATTGCGTAGGGGCCGGCGGCCGCCTGCCAGTTCTCGGGCACGGCACGGTTGCTCACCATGATGGCAAGGTCATTGGTCCGGGCACCGGAGAGAGACTCTTCATCGAAGGTGAGGACTGCGCTCCTGTCAAGGGATGAGATGGTCAGGGTCTTCTTTTCGGTCGTTGTCGTCGTCACCGTGCTGTCGTCCCAACCCGACGAACCACTGCTGGAGGAGGATGTCGTTGGTCTGGTCGTCGGTACAGTTGTTGGTTCCGAGGCGAGGACAAGGGCGCCGTCGACATAGATTTTTACGTTGGCGGTCCCCCCGTTCAGACCGCTGATCGTGAAGGTCATGTCCGAGTTCTCGGGGCCGACCTTCTTTCCTGAGAGATCCATCGAGGTCGTCACAGAGTCTGCTCCGGCGGTGCCCTCCCCGTTGAGGGTGATATACTGGATGAGTCCCTGTGGGATGTCGTTGTTCTGTCTGATATCCACAACACCGTCTTCGCCGTCGCCATAGACCATGACGGTCTTGCCGCCCATTTTCGCGCTGAGGCCTGCGGTCTTCACGTTCTCCGCGTGGATCGCGATCCGTCCGTCATCGAGGGCGAAGGGCATCTGGAAGTTGTTGGTGCTTAGCGAGAAGCGTCCGTCTGTGTCGAGGGGTATGGACGTCTCGATCTGGATCATGAAGGTACTGTTGTCGGGGAGATCTCTGATCGAGATGGTGATCGGGTCATTCTCGCTGACGGGGTCTGGTGAAATGGTTACCGTTGCGGCAGAGAGTGGGGCGATAAGAATGATGAGCCCAATAATCACTGTCAGCAATTCGGGGGTGCTGGGCAGTTGCATGCAAGCATACTCCTCGGGGATAGTATATCTCTTTTGCGCATCCTGGGGGCGGATCCCGTATTCACGAGCGATTTTTTTATATAATTTAATATATATAATTATCTTTTTTTAATCCTGGGTGATTTTCGAAATGTTTATATCTGGACTCTTATATTTATCTTGGTAACTTGGAGGTATTATATTGGCGTATTTACCTTTGCGTGGTCTTCTGACTTTTCTTATATTGCTGGTCCTGCTGGGTTCTGTCAATGCAGGAATCCCCGGCGGCACGGTCGTCCAGACGGACGAAAAGGTGCCTTTCATTGTTGTCCTCAA contains:
- a CDS encoding DUF1616 domain-containing protein; the encoded protein is MSEEQPAMPVILEALDPKHTPKDLIFIALWTLATIPAIYLPLTHGTFIQVIFGLPMVLFIPGYALIAALFPEKDDIDGIERVALSFGLSIAVVPLIGLALNYTPWGIRLEPILISLIAFTLAMLIAAHWRRALLPADRRFVVPFREMASEAKAELFPEEQSQLDRALSVILVLAILAAVVTTVYVIVVPKEGEHFTEFYILGAGGKAADYPTTFSAGSEQSLIIGIGNHEYREVPYTVEVLLTNQTFNEATNTSQINAMERLDQFTVTVPHNETVERPYNFTVTNTEMNRLQFLLFNETVPSDAVWNKDRINASYRDLHLWITVRPTAR